The nucleotide sequence tCCCTTTTTACACAACCCAAGCCATACTAGGcaatgtatgtttgtgtgtggaCAAAGCTTATAAGCttgttgttattgttatttAGCATGTTAAAGACATggtcataaatattaatatatttttgtatttatattgttatatacATATCAATTTGttgtatttaagtattattaaaatcataatttacaaatttaaaatgATAAGTTTAATAAGAATGTACTAAGTacattaaaatctatttttttacaATGTATCAAGTTGTTATGGAAGGTGCcataaaaagttattttgcAAGTATAGCAATTGAATGTTTACATTTTGTatatctattaaaataaatgctaCATAAAATCTTAGTGGTTATTTCTTACTATTAAAACCCTTTTATAGTGTATAGTTACACTGTACAAACATATTATATATCTAAcagaattaggtacttaatcttTGTCCTAGATTTAATATCCTTGATTTGAGAAGCTAAAAGTTGTTTTATTGTATACCCAGGCACTCTTTCAGTTGCTCCTGTGTATCTTCTGGACCTGTGACTTTGTGCCCGATCGTTTTAGTGTCATTGTAGATTTCATGATCATTGCCACCGCGCATGGTCTTGTCTCCAAAGAAGTGGATCTCCCAGAAACTGTCCTTAATCACATGTCTGAGACAGTAAGTCTTGTTCCACCCTGTGGGAAAGACATCTATGCTGATCTGCCCTCCGAGCGCAAATGTTAGTTTGGAGTCTGCGAATTCTTTTTTCAATTCTTCAACAAATTTCGCTCGAATCTTATGTTCTGTATCGAAACGGGAGAATTCATCCCGTTCTGCTTGGTTGCAGGAGCGGCCGACCGGGCAAATGTTGATCATACTCGAGCGAAACTCGACAAAGTTGCCCCTCTTAGCAGGTAGCTCCAACTTTGACATGTAACCGAGAGCAAAGTTGATGACCTTTTGGAGTGTTTCCTCTCCGATAAACTGTAAAATGCTCTGTGAACTTTGTAACTTCCCTTGCCGGTACGCCATCACGCCATTCTCACAAAACATGTAATCAAACTGATTAGTCACATGCTCGCCGCCCATCTGCTCGGCGATTTTAGCGTAATCCGAGCCGCTGACGAGACCGATACACACTTGAGGCTTTACCTTTTGGAGCAGGAAATTCTTGAACTCCTCCGTAATTACTTGCCGGGGTTTCGTCAGCGTACCGTCGACGTcgaataaatacaaaatattcttCCGAGCGGCCATCGTAGCTTTTTAATTTCCTTATTTCTTTACACGAGTCACTTTAGTTCAAATTTTGGAGGCAAAAGAACGAGGTCAATAACTATAACACCTGCAGCGATCTTTCAAACTTTCATGGAACACCGCCCTTTACCACCTGTTTAAATAAGTTTAGTGAGAGATAACCAACAAATGCTTCGTATATTTCGAGTCAACACGTAAGCACTCAGCCCACAGCCACAAAATCGCAGTGAGTCAGTTGTCAGAAATAAAATCGGATATTTGTTTGCGTCGTTCGATATGGGAGGATCGCCGCGCGTTGTTATCGCGGTtctattatgttttattatcaGACACACGGTGCTATCTAATAAGGCACGTAACGTTCTAATACTTCTAGGTGAGTGAACTAATTTCAggaaatacttaggtaagtatattattttccgTCTATTGTTTTCGGAAAATGAACCTAACCTACAATTTGACCTTAAACTACAGGTCAatgtcctttttttttttttttttttttcttctcgtctggctttacatagattagccaatgtcaggtttgtatttataattacaagttagggaaactatatattatgtataaaataatgaaaaatcgggATTTGGAATTGGAAaggaaaaggatttttttaaaataattacataatatacatatatctaaacatatacataaataataatataatataagtaactataCATTAACTATATCTTGATATCATTATGTTCTATGAACAAAGATAAaactttgtaaacattaaatgaatttgtgtataacaaacataatatagatGTAGGAAATGGAATGTGCAATGATTCGAGATTAGCAAGAAAGTCAGTTCGATCATATAGAGTGCATGCAAAGAAAACATGGTTCAAATCCCCATACTCCCCACAGGAACAGTGAGGATCGGGAACAATTTTCATCCTGTGTAAATGCGCCGGGGTACATACATGACCCAGGCGCATTCTACACAGAATAGAAGTAACAGTTTTTGAGAAAACTAACTGGCTGAACCATGGTTTCCTCGGAATGGACGTCTgaatttttctataatgtttacCCACTGAACCATCGTTACTCCATACCCCATCCCACGCTTCATACAAATATACTTTGGATAAATTTATCAAATCAGAACAATAATTGGTGAATGGAACAGTATCTCCAACACGTATCGCCTCATTTGCCAATTGGTCAGCTCTTTCATTTCCGGGAATGCCCACATGGCTTGGAACCCAAGCCAACACAACATCACAATTTTTCTGTGAACACTTATATAAAAGATCTCTAATGCCAAAAACAATTGAAGACTGCTTATGGGATTTGAATGGAAATCTATTGATAGCTTCTAGAGCACTGCAGGAATCAGAGAATATGACTGtttttggtatctttaaaattaaaacatattctaAAGCTTTAAGTAAACCATAACATTCACCCGTGTAAACGGAAGCTTCAGGTGGAAGTTTAACTTGTTGTATACCCTTATATTGTGAATGATAGATCCCAATGCCAACGCAACTCTTATCCTCATGTTTAGATGCATCCGTGAACACATAATGCCAGTCAGGCCATTTATCATTGAGAATGTTTATAAATTCCTGTTTTGAGTTagggttattttttaatttggatcCTATGTCGAATTTAATTTCCGGGACAGTAATAAGACCCTTGTAGTTGTGTTGGTATAGAGGAAGAATAATACTTCGATGAGTGGGAGCTCccaaactttcatattttctaaGACTGTTTACAAGACATGGAGAATCTCTATTAGTCCAGTAGTTACCGGTATCAACCTGATAAGCAAGTTGACGTatctttaaaaacaaaggaTGAGAACTTAGCTGTAATGTACGGAAAAAGTATTTATCACAAAGGAACTGTCTCCTTAGATATAAGGGCGGATCACAAcattctacctgaagacatttTATTGGAGTTGATTTCATCGCACCCGTAACCAACCTCAAAGCCTTTGCCTGGATTATATCCAGCTTTTTAACTGCAGTTTTATTACCAGGATGTAATAGGAATGTTCCATAGTCTAAAACACTTCTTATTAAAGCATTGTATAGCAGTCTCATTGTAAAAGGATGAGCACCCCACCATACTCCTGTAAGAcaccttaaaatattcaaatttttctcgcatcttaataaaacatattcCCAATGTGGAATTCCAGTAAGTTTAGAGTCCAATATTACACCTAGAAATTTCGCCTGATCTTTAACTGCTAGCGGAATTCCATTGTAATTAATATGAGGAGATGGTAGATTTCGCTTCCGAGAAAATACTACAACAGAGCTTTTAGATGGTGACAAATCTAGACCATTATTATGTAACCAACATTTTAAGGCATTTAACGCTAAGTTTAACAACTCACTAACATTATCTAAGGATGGCCCAGCAACATACAAAAGCAAATCATCTGCATATTGAAGCACATTTGcatatctatttacagaaatgtcCAAATCGTAAGtataaatgttatataaaataGGGCTCAAAACAGAACCTTGTGGCAAACCCTTCCACAcagttctataaataaattcatcttCGACCGAATCTAGCGAATACTTTATATATCTTTCGTACaacatatttacaataaaattaattaataagttaggaaTATTCAGGGCAAGCAATTTATGTTTtagaattgaaatatttacattatcgtAGGCGGCTTTTATGTCCAGGAAGGCAGCAACCAATGACTCATTTTTAGAGAAGCTTAGTCTTATGTCTGTGGTAAAAATGCTTAAGCTGTCAATAGTACATTTACCTTTCCTAAAACCAAACTGGTTTCtcgataataatgtattatgttcTAAAAACCATTCCAGCCTGATTTTAATAAGGTGTTCAGCAGTTTTAGCTAATACTGACGATAATGCTATTGGTCTATACGATGTTGGATCTGAACTCGGTTTATTCGGCTTCCGTAATAAGATCAAAGTTTGGGACCGCCAGGATTCGGGGACGATACCCGCCATCATAACGTTGTTGATCAAAGAAAGGTAGTACCTGAGACCATTGTCGTCAAGATTCGATAAGAAGGAATAAGGAATTCCGTCTTCACCTGGTGCAGAGTCTTTAGTCGTTGAAAGTACGCCTTTCAATTCGTTAAGTGTAAATGGCGAATTTAAATctacattacaattattagacAATATGGGGGTTAAGGCCATGGGACATTCAGGTACATAAGGAGGACCCAAACGATCCATGACTTGCTCTGCTAGAACTGGAGATATTTTATTCTGTTGGGAATCTTTAAATGCAGATCTAAACCTTCTTATATTTTGCCAAACAATTGATGGTGAAACATTAGGACTTAAGGATTTACAAAACCTGTGCCAcccttcatatttttttacccgaagTAGCTCCTTAGTAGTATTAGCAATTTCTAAGTAACGCTCAAAATTGTCATCAGTCATATTTTGGCAAAATTGCTTCTCTGCTTCTTTTCTTTGCTTAACTGCATTAGTGCATTCTACATCCCACCATGGTGGTGATGGAATAAATTCCATACCACACCTTTTTACAGGAAAAGTTTCATTTGCAGCTTcaattaatattgtagataaTGCTTGTGAGCATTCTAATATGTTAGAGTGACTAATTTCtggtaaattattgattttcttttctACAGCTACACTATACAGACTCCATTTAGCGTCTATCAGTTTATGTTTTATGCGTGGCTGTCTTACATGTTTTGGAGGTTTTTCAAAAGGGAAAGTAATGATTAAAGGGTAGTGATCACTACCACCAGTAGATTCAGCGGGAGACCAGATGAGAGATGAAGCAAGATCAGGAGTGCAAATGGACAAATCAGGAGCACTAGGTGTCCGTGCCAACCGAGTGGGAGACCCAGTATTCAAAATGCACAGATTATGGGAGCTTATTAAATCTAACAACTTTTCTCCATAGAAGGTTGATGTTGCACAACCCCATAATTCGTGATGAGAGTTAAAATCCCCTAAACATAAAAATGGTttcggtaaaaaattaaaaatttcactaatttcattaaatatatCATTATTAGGACGAGAGAAATATACAGATACATAACATATACTATTTACAATAACTGCAATAACAGACAAGTTATCGCTATGTACAGGAAGAGTGATAGGTGTGAATGTCAGAGTATTTTTGATGAGTATAGCCACTCCACCATACCCATCAGGTCTGTCTTCCCTGAGACAAACATACCCCggcattttgaataaaaattcctttCTCAACCATGTCTCTTGGAGACAGATGAGAAAAGGatcatgtttatttatgagaTGTATTAAGTCTTGTTTTCTACTGTTGAGACTCAAGCAATTCCACTGAATCACTCTGGCTCTGTGatccattattattagatatttgatATAAGGCTTCAATTACTGTGGCAACGTGGGACGGTGTAACTATATTCGattgtgataataattgaatcaatattttaataatgtctgccattttcatgttattttcagtactattgttattaaaattaaacttctgtTTAGGTAAAACAGGATCTCTTATTATTTCTGAGTGGGCAAAGTGGTCATAGCCTTTGCTAAGCTTTGAGGGTAATCTTGGCTTTGCGAAGactgtttttttatatgaatgagGCACTGAGTTTGAAGTGGATGGAATGTTGGATTTTTGAGGACCATGTATATCCTGTGGTGGAGAGGATGATACAGGTGTTGAAAACAAAGCTTCAGCATATGACATGTTTGAAACTGGTggatgcattttaattgcttccatataagaaatacaacttTTGCTCATGGTTTCTTTAATTGCTCTTTGTCTGTTATgttctaaacattttttatttatagcttgATGCGCTCCCTTGCATAAGCAACACCGGTAATCCTCCTCTTCCACCTGACAAGTATCACCAGAGTGCCCTTGGGTACATTTATAACACTTTGGCACTGACCTGCACTGATTTTTCACGTGGCCAAAACGGCAGCATCGGTAGCACTGCACAGTCGGATAAATATACAATTCAACAGGTAAAGCCGTGTAACACATGTATACCCGGGTAGGTAAAATTTGGCCATCAAAGGTTATTATTACTGTCCCAGTACTAATGAATTGGTTTGTATCATTTACaacgatttttcttttgatCCGCCTTATTTTAATGATTGGACCACAACCAAGTGGAACACTCATGTTAAGTAATACCTCTTCTTCGGACCAGTCATTAGGTACACCTTTTACTACACCCATGCGTGTgacattaaaagtaggtataaatgccCTATATTTTGCGGATTCAAGAATTTTGTTTGTCAAGAAATTATTGGCATCCAAGTAGGAAGAAAAAGCCATACTAATGCGATTCCTTCCTACCCGTTTCAAGCTTCCGTTCACAACACCattgaatttattatgttttaaaaagcgACCAAAAGTTATAGGATGCAGAGTAGTCGAGCTATCACTATTTTCGCATTCTTTTTGTATATGCACTACATATGGGGCACTATCGGATTGTTGGTAATAAGTACGGCCAATTGGCACTCGAGTTGGTAGTGAGGAGGTTCCATTATTATCGGTGGGGTTTGTAGATTCAGTAGGGTATGTCGGATTTGGGTTAGCcttgttattattactattattattaatttcaaacttGCAATCGCAACTGTACTGTTCTTTTCCATCTCTagtttttgttttcctttttcgtttattacatgttaaacaaatgcgtgagaatattttccttttaagaGTTTTGTCGACATTGGACACGACAGATACATCAGTGTCCATTGACGACTCAACCGCTGCTATTAGTATATCCATTTTTGATGTATTATCCAATGATCCCGAAGGATTTGACCCCCCTGGATCGGGGGGCCGGATGTCCATAACGTTGAAATTTAAActatactaaattttaaaacttacctaTATATACAGCTATCTACTATGAAAatgtcactaaaactacaatattTACACTATAAAACAACACCAATCCCTTtccaaattgtattaaaaaattaaaggaagAAAATTTCACGTCCGCTTATGTACGCAGTTTCCCGCCCTTTTTTCAATGTCCTTTTGACATTACCTTGAAAATGAAAAGTACAGTcgccaaaaaaaaatcattcgccaatttattttattcaaaagacAACGGTTTTAATATAACCTGGGGGAGTGAAAGCTCATATTTTCTATTCCTCTGATAGTTGAAATTTTTGTAGAAAtccataaatataaaattgtgtctgtcttttattttttcacggtccatgcgttaaaccgattttgaagaaattcagcacagaaatagcttgcatccgggTAAAGgtcaggctactttttatctcatgaaatcattttcaaaaagctaaatccacgtagatgaAGTCATCATGTAGTAGTTATAATAACATGaatataaattagtaaaaaatcagaatcagaataggtaggtacctaggtaacaggataaattaaaaagttttttttttttcgttttttatgTCAATGAACAAATATTTTGAAACTCAAATTAAGTtcttacctactaaaaataaattgtttttggtAGATTGGTACCTAGATCAAATATTTACAGGTGCTTTAAATAATTTCGGTTCTTTCAGCGGACGATGGCGGATTCGAACTTGGtgcatatttaaataaaatctgccAAACTCCGAACATCGATGCACTCGCCAAACGTGGTGTCATCTTTAACAACGCTTTCACTTCCGTCAGCAGTTGCTCTCCTAGGTAAAAGATttaaatcataattattttacaatttcaattaaaaatttaattgactCTATAGTATTGTCccataataaagatttatacCGCTACATCTAATCTATCGTATCTGTAACCGCAATCAAATAAACGGGAGATCAAAATTCTAACTACACTTAAACCATGTACATAGTTTGTAACTATGTAAATACTTAAACTATGTActatataaatactaaatagaaaaaaattttaGTCGTGCGGCATTGCTGACTGGCACTCCAAGCCATCAAAATGGGATGTACGGCTTGCATCATGGCGTTCACCATTTCAACTCCTTCGACAATATCACCAGCTTGCCAAATAAGCTGCGAGAAAATGGCATTTATACTGGTAAGACTTTTACTAATCTATTTAAACGGTAGATGCAATAGTTTGaaattagcaagaaacagttaggtaaaaattttttgctataatccgccaacagatcCGCCAACGgatctgttggcggattatagcaaaataatttttaactgtttcttgctaaacatgaacttccgcaaagtaacgcctgattctatccaatagtTTGAAATTAGACAAGCGGGGGATTTAAGATTTGCTGAGCCTATAAAAGTTTAGCTTAGCTAATTATCAACTTTCGTGATGCAATTTAACCTCCAAAAAGGTATATTCtcgaaatctattttttttgtaaattttaggTATAATCGGGAAAAAGCATGTGGGTCCTCATGAGGTGTaccgctttgactttgaacaaACAGAAGAAAATAATCACATCAACCAGGTTGGACGAAATATAACATACATCAAGCTCCTCACCCGAGAATTTCTTGCTGAAGCTAACAAACAAAACAAGTAATACAAGACACctttttctaattttaatattttgcatTAGATTTTTTCACAATCACCTCATGAGAAAATATACCTTTGCCCAGCAACAAGACATTAATAGGCTGTAGTGTTCCGCTATTCTTCACAGATTCGTATTGGATATGTGTACCTAGCAACTTACGTCGCGAGTCGCGACGGACTAGTGTCCAATTATCTTCATAAAATGTATAACTCCAATCGCCTTCTGTTACCTCATGACACAAAACAGTAACCTCTTTGGGTTCTCATGTCTGAATCTGGTGTTATATTACAGACCATTCTTCCTGTACGTCGGTTTCCACGACCCCCACCGATGCGGGCACAGCCACCCCGAGTGGGGCCCGTTCTGTGAGCGGTTTGGCTCTGGCGAGCCTGGCGCGGGCCGTATCCCCGACTGGCAGCCGTGGTACTACCAATGGGATGAGATACAGCTGCCGTACCATGTTCAGGTAAACTGGAAGGTTGATGTTTCAAATTCCACCCGTTGCAATATTGGCGTGCCTACACTTCTAGCACAGGCTTCACGCTTGTTGATGGGGGAATATATAATGttacatggctaatattatttggcaaaaaaattggtttgacAGTAATAAGGTTTTTATCCTGAATTTAGCTTAAAACTTTCTTTAAGATTTCCTAAGATGCTTTGGCTCTCCTTTTATTCAAACTCTCTGCCCTGACTCTGCTTAGCAACCCGATTTGCCGAATTATTCAGCCTGTTATTTTATAGTCCAATGCCTAGCTATTATTGGTCTACTAAGAATACGTTTTCCCAATGTTTTTGTACGGCAAAGTTTGAAAGTTGGGACACACTATCTGCTCTAATGGGAATAACCTCCATTTTGTCACTCAATGCTACCAAGTTCAATGCTGAAAACGTTACTCcttatctaataatatttgttaAAGGATACTGAACCAGCTAGAAGAGATATCGCCGCACAATATACAACCATGTCACGATTAGATCAAGGTAATCAGACCTACATGGGTTTACATTTATCACTCCTTACAATATAAATAATCGATTAGGGATTTGAAATATGTGCAATTAGCAATAAATTAATGTCCTTCGGTTTTATATAGGTGTGGCACTTGTCCTGAAGGAATTAGAAGCAGCCGGTCATAAAGATGATACTCTAGTTATGTACACATCCGACAACGGTATACCGTTCCCATCTGGCCGGACTAACTTCTACGACCCTGGTCTCCGGGAGCCTCTAATAATGTCGTCCCCTGACCCTGACGCGAGGAGGAATGAGGCATCCAGTGCCATGGTCAGTTTACTGGACGTCATGCCTACTGTACTAGATTGGTTCGGAATCAAAGAGGAACAAGAAATGAGTAATAATATATGGGGCGATGATAGTCCTAAAAGTTTGTTGCCTATTTTGCAAAAAGGTGCGTTTGATTATTCTTGTTTTTATAGTACatgttatgtacctaaataCGATTATATTAGCTTATTATTTCACAAATCAGTAGATCAGTAGATCTAGTACCAaagtttgacagctacaataatataatgatcgtaggtactcgtatactGACCAATACTACTGGCTAGAATGCACAGTTGCAGGAAACTCTTAAAAACAATCAATTCCAACAATTACGATTACTGCAATGATAATCACAACTTGGTTGCcttttaaataatatgatttcAGAACAGTATTTAGAGAAAACATAAGATAAGAGCAATGATTTCCCAGATAATATAAGAAAGTTAAATTTCTAGAGCCGAAACCCAATGACCAAGATGTAGTATTCGCGTCACAAACCCACCACGAGATCACAATGTACTACCCGATGCGCGCGGTGCGCTCGCGCCGCTACAAGCTCATACACAACCTCAACTACGGCATGCCTTTCCCCATCGACCAAGATTTATATGTATCACCTACTTTCCAGGTATGtttcaaaatacataaaattcaAGTAAATCTGTAAATTGAATTTGAGTTAGTATATCATAGCACCACACCAGGTAGGCTGAGGATATCAAATGAGTCTCAAAGGGGGTCGCTGGATACAAGCGTCATAAGACCTAGGACTGTGGAATTAGGTTTATGACACCTAGACAACCAACCGATGGACGCCTATTTCCAGTAATAGGCGTCCATGGGTTGAGCCCTGAAACTATGACGGTAATGACGAGTCTGCTGAAGAATGCCATTTACAAGAAGACAACACATAACATTACACAAAACTCATCATTTTCAGTATCTTATGTTTATAAGATTGTTTATTATATCTTCGCAGGACATTTTGAATCGCACTCGTAGCAAGCAGCCCCTGCCGTGGTACAAAACGCTCAAGCAGTACTACTACCGCCCGCAATGGGAGTTCTACGACTTACGCGCCGATCCTTTGGAACTCAAGAACTTGCATGGTAATATGTGTTACTTAGTTGTTTCGGTTTAGttattggtaaaaaaaatattatcttcatttcgaatttatttcacaaaaataaataaaataaaaataaatgtaggtGTTTTGacagttatttaatttttgttactgACTGTACTTGCAATGGCATGGCAACTGTTTGGCAAAGCGTGGCGAACATGAATCTGTAATATAGCGTAGCAATCCCGATGGCAAAATTCTTTATTGAAGGtggcaattttaaaataaaacttttagaaAGCTTTTTTGTAGGTATTCTATTCAACTTGACTTCAATGACTAGGTACCAAAGCTTGAAGGGTAGGGCAATTTTACATAAGTTTTAATCAACCTTTATCTCTTATCCTTGCCATCATCCAGGTAAGCCGTCTCTGGAGGGCGTGGAGTCGTCTCTCCGGGCGCGCCTGCACGAGTGGCAGCGCCGCACGCAGGACCCGTGGCTGTGCGCGCCCGGCGCCGTGCTCGAGCGCGCCGCGTGCCAGGCGCTGGACAACGGCCTCTCGCACTTCCTTCATcactgattatattatttaatagatgatgcccgcgacttcattctgcgtggatttaggttttttaaaaaccccgtgggaactctttgattttccgggatcaaaaattacctatgtcctttcccgggatgtaagctaacgctttaccaaacgtcaaaatcggtcaaactgttgggccgtgaaaaggtagctaagtatgtagttattttttctttttaaaaatgttcTTAAATAACCAGAATAAAAATCTAGATACTTAAgaaaattaatgatttaaaGATCCTTCAAATAAAAACTACATTtctctttgaaaattaaatgtgAATCTTGCCTAATCATAAAAATGATCAATAATCTGTGAtttagtataatttatttttcaaatatatttaaacACATGTTAT is from Maniola jurtina chromosome 14, ilManJurt1.1, whole genome shotgun sequence and encodes:
- the LOC123872102 gene encoding phosphomannomutase, which encodes MAARKNILYLFDVDGTLTKPRQVITEEFKNFLLQKVKPQVCIGLVSGSDYAKIAEQMGGEHVTNQFDYMFCENGVMAYRQGKLQSSQSILQFIGEETLQKVINFALGYMSKLELPAKRGNFVEFRSSMINICPVGRSCNQAERDEFSRFDTEHKIRAKFVEELKKEFADSKLTFALGGQISIDVFPTGWNKTYCLRHVIKDSFWEIHFFGDKTMRGGNDHEIYNDTKTIGHKVTGPEDTQEQLKECLGIQ
- the LOC123872100 gene encoding N-sulphoglucosamine sulphohydrolase isoform X1, whose product is MGGSPRVVIAVLLCFIIRHTVLSNKARNVLILLADDGGFELGAYLNKICQTPNIDALAKRGVIFNNAFTSVSSCSPSRAALLTGTPSHQNGMYGLHHGVHHFNSFDNITSLPNKLRENGIYTGIIGKKHVGPHEVYRFDFEQTEENNHINQVGRNITYIKLLTREFLAEANKQNKPFFLYVGFHDPHRCGHSHPEWGPFCERFGSGEPGAGRIPDWQPWYYQWDEIQLPYHVQDTEPARRDIAAQYTTMSRLDQGVALVLKELEAAGHKDDTLVMYTSDNGIPFPSGRTNFYDPGLREPLIMSSPDPDARRNEASSAMVSLLDVMPTVLDWFGIKEEQEMSNNIWGDDSPKSLLPILQKEPKPNDQDVVFASQTHHEITMYYPMRAVRSRRYKLIHNLNYGMPFPIDQDLYVSPTFQDILNRTRSKQPLPWYKTLKQYYYRPQWEFYDLRADPLELKNLHGKPSLEGVESSLRARLHEWQRRTQDPWLCAPGAVLERAACQALDNGLSHFLHH
- the LOC123872100 gene encoding N-sulphoglucosamine sulphohydrolase isoform X2, whose amino-acid sequence is MYGLHHGVHHFNSFDNITSLPNKLRENGIYTGIIGKKHVGPHEVYRFDFEQTEENNHINQVGRNITYIKLLTREFLAEANKQNKPFFLYVGFHDPHRCGHSHPEWGPFCERFGSGEPGAGRIPDWQPWYYQWDEIQLPYHVQDTEPARRDIAAQYTTMSRLDQGVALVLKELEAAGHKDDTLVMYTSDNGIPFPSGRTNFYDPGLREPLIMSSPDPDARRNEASSAMVSLLDVMPTVLDWFGIKEEQEMSNNIWGDDSPKSLLPILQKEPKPNDQDVVFASQTHHEITMYYPMRAVRSRRYKLIHNLNYGMPFPIDQDLYVSPTFQDILNRTRSKQPLPWYKTLKQYYYRPQWEFYDLRADPLELKNLHGKPSLEGVESSLRARLHEWQRRTQDPWLCAPGAVLERAACQALDNGLSHFLHH